The Nitrosospira lacus genome window below encodes:
- a CDS encoding YciI family protein: protein MKYLCLICAETVMEQRAEADAERHYEEYSEFTEAIRKSGHFLGCNRLLPPDAAITVRVRKGKVTTTDGPFVETKEQLGGYYVLEAKDLNEAIQIASRIPGARIGCVEVRPIAEDERTLRALGFADTVTPQLPWSLPE from the coding sequence ATGAAGTACCTGTGCCTGATCTGTGCCGAAACTGTAATGGAACAGAGGGCAGAAGCCGATGCGGAGAGGCACTACGAAGAATATTCGGAATTCACCGAAGCTATCAGAAAGAGCGGCCACTTTCTCGGATGCAACCGGTTGCTGCCTCCCGATGCCGCAATTACGGTCCGTGTGCGAAAGGGCAAGGTCACGACAACCGATGGGCCCTTTGTGGAGACCAAGGAACAACTCGGGGGCTACTATGTCCTTGAGGCCAAGGATCTGAACGAGGCGATACAGATCGCCTCACGGATTCCGGGTGCACGGATCGGATGCGTCGAAGTGCGGCCCATTGCGGAGGATGAACGAACGCTCCGTGCGCTCGGATTTGCCGATACAGTCACGCCGCAGTTGCCTTGGAGTCTTCCTGAATAA